The window AAGATCAAAAATTAGATTTAAATTCAGTTAGGGAATTTGTGACCTATGAAGCATTAAAATTAGATGGAGTTGCAGAGGCGTATTCAGCAACGGATATGCAAAAACAAGAGTATACTAAGCATAGAGCAGCAGCCTTACAAATGGGCTATAACTTCAAACGTTCAGGCGATGTATTATTAATACTTCAGCCTGGGTGGTTTTATCAAACAAGTGCTGCTACTACACACGGAACGGGATATGCCTATGATACCCACGTTCCTTTAATTTGGTATGGAAGTGGAATAGATAAAGGAGTATCCTACAAAAGACAAAATATAGATGATATTGCTGTTACTTTAGCTCATATATTAGGTACTAATTTACCGAATGGAGCTACTGGTGAACCGATACAAGAAGTATTAAACTAATTACTAGTCAATTATTCCCATTTTAAAAGGCGTTAAACAAAGTTTAACGCCTTTTTTATTTACTAACAGCCATTGCTTTTTTATATGATATTTCTAAGAAGTGTTGTTATTCTAAAAATTATTTAAATGTTTTAAGAATAATCATTCTGAACTTGATAAAAATTACGTTATATTAATAAAAAATATGAATCATCCTATAAGGTGAAATAGACATCAGCTTAATTTTTTACTATAAAGTATGTAAGGTGTGCATTCTTTTAAATAAGAATTGGATTTGACTATCATATTAAAATGTGATAGTAGCAACAATATAATGAAGAACAGAGATTTACATACCAGCATTAGGACTATTGATGAGAAGCTCAATAAAGCTAGTCAGCAGCTAGCAGAAACTCAATCTGAATTAAAAGAAATAACAGATAAATACCGAACGCTTTTTGAAAATTTGGGTGATGAGGTTCATCTATGGAAGGTAATTAGGGATGAGAATGACGAAATAGAAACTTGGGTTTTGGATGATGCAAATCCAGCCGCTTTGAAGGCTTGGGGTAAAACAAAAGAAGAGGTGGTGGGTAAGCTAGCTAATGAAATATTCGGATATGATGCCACCTCTCAATTCTTGCCCATTATAAAGCAAATTTTTCAAAATCGGGAAACATACAAATGGGAAGAGTACTTTCCACCGACTAATCAATATTTGAGCATGAATACTATTCCTTTGGGTGAGTATTTTATATCAACAGGAGAAGATATCACGGAAAGAAAATTGGCTGAGGAGGCTTTAATAAAAAGTGAACAGAAATACCGTAACATAGCTGATAATTTACCTGGAGTAGTATTGAGATATAAACTAAATTCCGATGGTACAGACGAATTAGAATTTGTTAGTAAAGGGATTTATGATTTATATGAAATAACTCAAGAGCAGGCCTTAGAAAATAATCAATTGCTATGGGATAGAGTTCATGAGGATGATAGACAAGCTTACATTGACTCTATACGTGAATCCGCAAAAAATCTATCCCACTGGTCATTTGAACACAGAATTCAATTAGCAGATGGAAGAATTAAATGGGTACACTTAAATGGCATTCCTACGCGACAAAAAGGAGGTAGTATCATTTGGGATTCTGTTGGTTTGGATATAACGGAAAATAAAAATTCGAAGGAACAACTAGAGCTGCTAAATAATACTTTAGAAAAAAGAGTAGAGGAAAGAACTAGGGAAATTTTAAAAATGTCTGAAGAACTTGAGCTTTACAGGCTAGCAGCTGAGCATTCTAAGTCAGGCGTTTGGTATTATGATTTAATAAAAAATGAGCTGAAGTGGGATGATATCATGTATCAATTATATGGCATCAATAAAGATGATTTTAATGGTGCTTTTGATGCTTGGGAGAAAAGTTTACATCCAGAGGATAAGCAACGATCGGTAGATGAATTAAATGAAGCCATCAACGGTAAAAAGCCATTCGATACATTATTTCGAATTGTTCAATCAAAAACAGGTAAAATATCTCATATAAGAGCCAAAGGGAAAACCGAATTTGATCAAAATGGTAAAGCTGTAGCCGTTTATGGTACAAATTGGGATGTGAGTAGAGAAATGCTACTTTCAGATGAAAGAAAAAGGGCTTTAGATGAATTAAGAGAAATGCAATCTCAATTAGTATTGTCAGAAAAAATGGCATCTATTGGTGTTTTAACGGCAGGTGTTGCTCATGAAATTAATAATCCTCTTAACTATATAGTAGGAGGATATCTGGCCATTGATAAACATCTAAAGAATGGGAAAAACCCAGACCAAAATGAGATTACACAATATCTTGAATGGATTAAAAAAGGAGCCGATAGAGCTACTGGTATAGTTAAAAGTTTGAATTTATTAAGTAGAAATAGTGAAAGTAAAAATGAGGAATGCGAAATCAATACAATAATTGAGGATTGTATTTTAGTTTTACATCATAAGCACAAAGACCATATAAAAATCACGAAAGATTTTGAGCAGCCAGAGTTGATTGTGTATGGGAATAATGGAAAACTACATCAAGTGGTATTAAACATATTATCAAATGCGATCGATTCTATCACCAATTATGGAGAGTTACGCATTCAAACCAAATCATTAAAAAACCAAATACAGATTAAAGTTAGTGATAACGGATGTGGAATTGCTAAAGAAAATTATAAGAAAATAACAGATCCATTTTTCACAACTAAGCCTCCAGGTAAAGGAACCGGACTTGGGTTATCCATTTGTAAATCGATAATAAATGAACATAATGGCGATTTAAGTTTTGAATCAGAATTAAATAAAGGAACAATTTTTACCATTAGCTTCCCAAAAGGAAAACGGAATGAACGCAAAGCCTAAAGTATTATACGTAGATGATGAAGAGTTGAATCTCTTGATTTTCGAAAAATTATTAGAAGATGATTATGAAGTGATTAAGGCTGAAAGTGGTGAAGAAGCACTTGAGATATTAGAGAAACAATCCGATATTGTTAATATCATTACAGATTTGAATATGCCTTTAATGTCAGGCTTAGAATTCATTAATGAGGCTAAATCTAGATTTGAAAATAAAAAGTATTATGTGCTTACAGGCTATGCCATCAATGATGAAATGCAAGAAGCTTTAGATTCTAAACTAATTATTCAATTCTGGACTAAACCTGCTGAGTTTGATAAGATAGATAAAGCGCTTAAAGAAAACTGAAATTTAAAAGCGCTCTAAAATTGATACTGCATTGGAGGTTCCAGAACCTCCAATATTAACAACCATTCCACTGGCTTTATTATTTAACTGAATCCCATAGGCTTCCTGCATCAATTGCTTGTATATATAAGCGTGCATGGAAACTCCTGTGGCTCCGATTGGATGACCTTTAGCTTTTAAACCACCAGATAAATTGATAGGTAATGAACCATCTCTAAAAACCGTTCCATTTTCTAAAGCTTCAAATTCTTTTCCGGGTGAGGTGATTCCCATAGCGCTGTATAAGAGTAATTCAGTGATGGTAAAGCAGTCATGAATTTCAGCCATGTCAATATCTGTAATATCCATTTTAGCTTCTTTCAATGTCTTTTCAACCGCATAGGCCGCACCCTCTAAAAAATAATCGGATTTATGTTTTCCAAAACTATCAAGGTAGTCACCCGCACTGTAAAAGCTTTTGATATTAACTCCAGCATTTTTTCTTAAGGATTGATCTTCCAATATCAGTGCTGCAGCGCCATCCGAAACCAAAGAGCAATCATGCAATCGCAACGGGGCATAAATTACAGGATTCTTCTCATCTGGGAGGGCCAGTATTTCATCAGCAGTTTTAGCTTTTTGTAATTGTGCTAATGGATTTTCAGTGGCATTTGAATAAGCTTTTGCAGAAATTTTAGCGAGCTGAGCTCTCAATTGCTCTTCAGAAAATTGATATTTTTTTATCCAACCTTTAGCTAAATCAGCAAACATACAAGGAGCTGTAACCTTCTTATTTCCTTCTTCTGGCCAATAGGTAGCCATGGCTAATGCCTCAGTGATCCCTTTTAAATCTAATGAAGTCATTTTTTCCAAACCCACAACCATCACACGCTTCATCATGCCTGATTTGATGGCCATAATAGCCATATGGATTGCAGAAGAACCAGATGAACATGCAGTTTCAGTTCTGTACATGGGTTTGTGTCGTAGTTCAGAAAGTATATTAACAGCATATGGGGCTATATTTTCTTGATGATTAAAAGCACCACCACTATAATTGCCAACAAAAACACCATCAATTTCAGAGGCTTCCATTTTAGCATCTTTTAATACCCCTAAAGCCGCTTTTTCATACAAAGAATAGAGCGTGTCATCTTCTAATTTTCCAAATTGAGAATGATAGGCACCTACTATATTTACACTCATACTTTTAATTTTTTAATTCCTTTGAAAGTTAATAAGAATTGCTTGAAATTGTAGTGAATGTATAGATTCTAGTGAACAGAATATGAATATTAGAAAAAATCCATCTTACTCGGTATTTAAAAATCATGAATAGAGTTAAGAAAATTGATTTGCAAGCTTATTAAAGTTGGTAATAAATTTTTAAACCTTTTTCTTTAAAATCTATTATTACACCTTGAATCAACTAATCAAATCAAAATGAAAAGAATTATAATTTTAACATTGGCTGTATTAGCATGCTTTACCTTTGGTATTAATGCTCAAGCACAAGAATTTCCGGAATTAGATAAAAGCCCAATGGATATGGCTTATTATCCTTCAAGAGTTGCATTTAGAGCTTTTGCTAAAACTGATGAGGAAAAAAATGCTAAACCTCTTATTAGAGTAACCTATTCAAGACCTAAAGCTGATGGTAGAGCTGTTTTTACGGAATTAGAAAAGCCGGGAAATATCTGGAGAGTTGGTGCTAATGAGTCTACTGAAGTGATGTTTTTTGAAGATGTAACGATTGATGGTAAAAAAGTAAAAGCAGGACGTTACACTATATACATCAAATTAGGAGAGGAAAACTGGGAAGTACACTTTAGTACTGATACAGACGGTTGGGGGCATTATGCTTTCAAACCAGAAGAAAGCACGGTTGCTAAAATTACGGTACCAACTGAAGAAACTGAAAGCACAGTAGAATACATGAGTATCATGTTTGAGGAGGCTGATCCAGGAGCACATATGATTATCGCTTGGGACGATACTATGGCAAGAGTGCCAATCGGTTTGAAATAAGCATTTTTATATTTAAAATAAATAGTATGAAAGCATGGGGTATACAAACCATGCTTTTTTCTTTTTACATCCTTACTTAGATCTGAAAATGAAATATTAATCTTATATATTTAAGTTCAGAACTTTTTAAGATGATCGATACCTCCCTTAATACATCTAATTTCTACTTTTTAGTAACTGTAATACAAGGCATAGTATTATCAGGATTGATTGTTTTTCAAAAGCCGTATAAGAGACCCAATTTATACTTTGGAATTTTATTGTTTCTATTCTCTTCCACAATTCTTCATATCGTATTAGAGGGTTCAATCTCTGGCTTTAATCGGATTTTTCCATTCCCTATGGAATTTTCAATGGCTTACGGACCTTTAGCCTATCTGCATATATTGCATATCAAAAACCCTTTAAGAGCCTTCAAGGCTAAAGATTTACTTCATTTTGTCCCTTGTTTAATTTTTGAAGGGCTCTTTTTTTATTTCTTCTTTCGCTATTTAGGAGCTAATCCAGACTGGACGAATTCACATTCTAATACGGTTATATTCATTACTATGACTTTAGCTTTACTAGGAAATCTGCACTTATTAATTTATACCCTATTAATATTTAAAGAATCTAAGGCTACTCGCTTTTTATTAAAGGATTTTGTTAAAGTTCAAAAATGGCTAAAGTATCTTATTATATCTTGGGGAATCTTATTTACTGCCATCATTATTGCCATTACAGCTTCCATTTTATTTGTAGATATTATAAGAGGCTATACACAATATATTTTTATTCCCCTAGGTATCATCTTTACTGCTTTTATTTATGGTTTAGGCTATATGTATTTGTTGAAATATTCTGGCGCCTTAAAACAATATATGGATAAAGCAGCCAAGTTCAGTTTTACACAGGAAGAACTTGAAAAGAGGCAATTACAATTGATTAAAACTGTGAAATGTGAGGAGCTTTACAAAGATCCTAAGTTAAGCATTGCTAAACTTGCAGGGCATGTAGGCTGGCCGATTAATGATTTGTCCCAAATCTTAAATGAAGTAATGGATACCAATTTCAATGATTTTATTAATCATTACAGAGTACTAGCTTTCAAGGAAAGTATATTGACAGATGAAGCTAAAAAATATTCCATTGTAGGCTTGAGTCAAAAGGTAGGTTTTAGTTCTAAAGCCTCGTTTTATAGAGTTTTCAAAAAAGAGACAGGTTTAACCCCTTCAGAATTTATGGAAAATGAAGGTTTATGAGTCTTAAATAGTCATATGAGACTTTAAGGACTGTCTTTTAAATTGAGAATACTTTAGAATTGCAGAAAAAATTAACAGATGAAAACAATTTCAATTTTCAGCTTACTGGTATTCATTAACTTAAATTTATTCAGTCAAAATGAAAAGTATTACTCAAATGAAGAGATTAAATCTGATTTAGACTTTTTATTCAAAGCCCTAAAAGAAACTCATTATAATCCAAATGAATTTATTAAACCAGAAGCCTTTGATTCAATTTATCATCAATTAAAATATGATATAAAAGAGGATTCATTAAGTATCCTAGAGATAATTAATCGCTTCCAATTCTTAACATCTGCAGTTCAAAACGGGCATACTGCAATAGAATTTCCAATACCGCAATATCTTGAATATGCCAAAGGGGGTGGAACTGTTTTGCCTATAGAAATTGCGTTTCAAGATCAAAGGCCATTAATACGGAAAAATTGGTCTGACATGAATATTGAAATAGGATCAGAATTGGTAGGTATAAATGGTAAAAAGATAGAAGAAATATTAGAAAAAATATACCCTCATATTTCTGCAGAATCTAAATACTTTAAGCAGGCTAAACTTGAGCTTTTCTCCCTGCCAAGATACTATTGGCAAATTTACGGTAAAGTTGATGAATTTAGCATTGAAATCAAGTATGAAGGCCAACTTAAAACCCACAAAGTAAAAGCAATTAATGCCATCGAGGATTACGAAATGAAGCGTAATCCAATAATAGACGGGGAAAGATTTTTTAAATTTTATGATTATGCAGCTTATTTAAAACCTGGAAACTTTGATGGAGAATTATCAAAATTCAAAGCTTTTATTGATTCTGCTTTTTTAGAAATAAACAAGGCCAATAAACCTAATATAATTATAGATTTTCGAAATAATGCAGGCGGTAATGACTCTCATTCTGATTATTTGGTTTCCTACATAGCTGATGAAGATTTTAAATGGAATTCCAGCTTTAGCTTAAAAAGCAGCCAGATACTAAAGGATTATATATTAGAGAATCAGGATACTTCTACTTCTAAATTTTATAAAAGCGTTTTTGATCATGAAAATGGTAGTATATATGAATACCAATTTGATTCTTATAAAACACAAGAAATTGAAAAACGATATAAGGGAAATGTATATCTTCTAGTGAATCGACAGTCACATTCACAATCAACAGTTGCTGCTGCTCAGATACAAGATTATGGTTGGGCCACTATTGTGGGTGAGGAGACCGCAGAATACCCTACTTTATATGCTTCAATATTTCCTTTTACATTACCTAATACTGGCATTACAGTAAATATATCAAAAGGCAAAATCGTAAGGGTGAACGGCTCCGAAAAGCACGAAGGAGTTATGCCTGATATCCGTATAAAAGATTATCTATTAGACGAGCATGATGAAATATTACTAGAGCTGCTTAAAAGATTTAAGCATTCTAATAAGTGAAATATAGAAGCTATAAAACAACACTTATTCCGCAAATCCATTGTCCCACAATAATCGTATTTTGTTTAATATTGTAAAATAAAATTTGTTATTTTGTTAAACAAAATTATTACATTTAGTACAAATCAACCTGTTTTTGTTTAAATAAATGACTGTGGGGCTTAAAGATGGAAAGAATTGATATACTAGGATACAGGCCAGATCGGCATAAAGTGTTTACGAAAGAATTATTATCTCAGACAGATGATAAAGTTCTTCACAATATTGTTAAAAAAGCAGCTGAAGAATTATCCAGCCCTATGGCTATGATTAATATCGTTTTAGATCATATCCAATTATTTAAATCTTCATTCGGATTACCTGCTACACTTGAAGCAGCGGGAGGAACCCATAGAGATGTTTCCTTTTGTCAATATGTTGTAAAGAATGATCAGTATTTCAAGGTATCTGATGCCAAGCATAATAAAGAGGTGCCTCAACAATTAGTATCCGAATACGGGATTAGTTCTTACTTGGGAGTTCCTATTTATATAGATGAAGTTGTAATTGGTTCACTTTGCGTTTTAGATACTAAAAGTCGCGAGTTTACTAAAAACGACATTAAAGTTTTAGAGAAATTAGCAAAGCTGGTTAATAGACGATTGAAATCCATTACTGAAAAGCGTAACCAAAATCGTTTAGAGATTACAGAAAGTGCTTTACTACCAGGAATAAGAGAATTAATTGAAACACTAAAACCGATTCAAGATTCAATTTATAAAGGCTATGCTAATGCCTCCGCGGTTAGCTCTTATATGAATTGCTCCAAATATCTATTATTTAATAATCATTTATTTGATGAAACACCACGTTTAAATTTTGAAGCAGCACAAGAAGCTAATAGTCAAAATATAGATATGTTGGCAAACATTGAAATGGCTCTTGCAGATGTGACAGATTGTGTGAATGCACTTAAAAATTTAACGCTTAATACAGCGTATTCCCATCTATCAGAAATCATAATAAGCGCACAAGATTTATCCAGAAATAGCACCAAAGCGGTAGGAGGATTCGGTATTCCTGATTTTCCTTCAGACCCTCTGATTTATACTAAAAACAATATTGCAGTAGCTATAGTAACCAATTGCATTTTAGCGATTACCAATGAATTGATAAATAGAAATGCTAAAGATGGTATTTTAATACAGATTGTAGAGGGAGATTCGAATAATATGCTGATACAAATGTCATCCCAAAATTTAGATGCAGTTGCCTATCAAAAAATTCATGATAGTCTGACTATTCTATTAAACAGTGAGCCACATGTTTCATTAACCGCAGATGAAAAAGGAATTTGCTTGTCTTTTAATATTGTGGTTTGAACTAAAAAGTTTAATAGTCTTCAAATTTAACACTTACCATACTATTATACTCCATTCCTAATAGCTCAGCAGCATTGCCTTCTTTAATTCCAATCTCCAATACTCCCTGATCATTAAATATGGCAAAAGCTTCTCCCCCCTGGCTTTCATGATAGTGTTTTTGAACACCTGTCAGTGAATAGTTTCTGAATTTGATCTGTACACTTTTGCCTTTACTTAGGATGTCATAATCATACTGCATGATATCCGTAATCAAATTCCCATAATCATCAATATGCACCACATGTCCTTGTATGATTTCTCGAGTAGCTTTTACTTTTGGAATGATAAACTTTTTGAATTTTTCTGCTGCTAAGGCAGAGCCTAATGCAGTAATATTTTGCGCTTTTAAGAGTTTAGCAGCCCCAGGAGCCAAAACATCTTTTGCTAGAAAATTTCCTTTTAATTCTGTATCAATTTTTACGATCTGATCGGGATCTTTTTCTCTTAACAAGCTCAATATTCCATTATTACTGGCTAGGAAATAATGTCCTTTAATTTCAGCGGCAATAATATCTTCATTTGCTTCTGAAAGTGAATTGACAGCTACTATATGTACACTTCCCTCAGGGAATTCTTGATAAACTGATTTTAAAACATGGGCAGCGTGAATGATATCATGCTTAGTGATGTTATGAGTTATGTCAACCACTTGAAGATTAGCATCTTCACTCAGTATTTTGGCTTTCACCGCTGCCACATAATGGTCGCGCCAACCGAAATCTGATAGAAAAGTGATCAAAGGCATACAAAAAATTGAATTATTGTTAAATTTGTTAAAAACAAAACTACAGAAAATTTAGTACTAACACATTGAGACATCATAAATAAGAAAATCATTTGGTAGAAAAAGTTATCACCTTGGAAAATGTATCCCTTGTGGATTTTTTAGGAGTAGAAAATCGTAATATCAACGAGTTATCCTCTGCTTTTCCTAAATCAAAAATTATCTCTAGGGGAAATGAAATAAGAATACAAGGAAGCACACCTGAAATTATTCGAATCAATCAAATTGTGCATTCTCTAGTAACTCATTATCATAAGTTTGGAAAAATTACGGAGGAAAGTGTAAAAACGTATTTAAACGAGGAATACGAAGAAAGCAAAAAGAAACTAGATGGTAATGCGGATGAAACTTTAGTATTCGGAACTAAAGGATATGCCATAAAAGCTAAAACTCCGAATCAAATCAAATTGGTAGAGGCTGTAAGAAAAAATGATTTGGTTTTCGCAATTGGGCCGGCCGGTACTGGAAAAACCTATGTATCTGTAGCAATGGCTGTGCAAGCCCTTAAAAACAAGGAAGTTCGTAAAATTATTATCACTAGACCTGCGGTTGAAGCAGGAGAAAATTTAGGTTTCCTTCCTGGAGATTTAAAAGAAAAAATTGATCCTTATTTAAGACCAATTTATGATGCATTAGATGATATGGTGCCTGCGGAAAAGCTAAAATATTATCAAGAAAACAGAGTGATAGAAATTGCTCCTTTAGCTTATATGAGAGGGCGAACACTTCATAATGCCTTTATATTATTGGATGAGGCCCAGAATACGACCCCAATGCAAATTAAAATGTTCCTAACCAGAATGGGGCCGCATTCTAAAGCGATCATTACGGGTGATATGAGCCAGGTTGACTTGCCCAAGAAGCAAAAGTCAGGATTGATAGAGTCAACTCAAATCTTAAAAGATATTAAAGGGATAGGAATAGTGAATTTAAAAGGTGAAGATGTAGTTCGCCACCGATTGGTGAAACACATAATCGAAGCCTATGATAAAAATGATGCTAAAGTTCAAAAAGAAGAAAAATGATTTCGGTACGAGTTGTAGATAATCAGGAAGATCTTAAGAAAATATTCTCAATCAGAGAAAAAGTATTTGTTGAGGAACAAAATGTAGCTCGTGAAGAGGAATATGATGAATTCGAAGATATATCAACCCATTTTATTGCGGAAGATGAATTGGGTAACGCATGCGGTACTGCCCGTTGGAGATTCACAGATAATGGAATGAAATTAGAACGATTTGCTGTACTAAAATCCCATAGAGGAAAAGGAGTAGGGCAGGCATTGGTACAGGCCGTAATTGATGATATCCGAGCTAATCCAAAGTCAGAGGGTAAGAAGCTTTATATGCATGCTCAGCTCCCTGCTGTTAGCTTATATGAGCGATTTGGTTTCAAAAAAGTTGGAGATCAATTCGAGGAATGTAATATCATGCACTATCAGATGGAGATGATGAATAGCTGAACCAAATGGTAATTCATCTCTTATTCTAAGTCAAATCAGACAAAATTTCTACACAAAAGTAATTTATCGGGAGAAACAAAACGCAATTAAGTTGCGTTTATTTTTAATCTTTTTATATTTGCAATTGAGTTGCGTTAGTAGTCATCAATTATTCAATTGGTAAAGATGAATAGATTAAATGTTAGTTCAAATAAAATACCGCTCGATGCAATCGGCATGATGGCTTCTATATTATGCGCCATTCATTGTGCAGCATTGCCA is drawn from Marivirga arenosa and contains these coding sequences:
- a CDS encoding PAS domain-containing protein — protein: MKNRDLHTSIRTIDEKLNKASQQLAETQSELKEITDKYRTLFENLGDEVHLWKVIRDENDEIETWVLDDANPAALKAWGKTKEEVVGKLANEIFGYDATSQFLPIIKQIFQNRETYKWEEYFPPTNQYLSMNTIPLGEYFISTGEDITERKLAEEALIKSEQKYRNIADNLPGVVLRYKLNSDGTDELEFVSKGIYDLYEITQEQALENNQLLWDRVHEDDRQAYIDSIRESAKNLSHWSFEHRIQLADGRIKWVHLNGIPTRQKGGSIIWDSVGLDITENKNSKEQLELLNNTLEKRVEERTREILKMSEELELYRLAAEHSKSGVWYYDLIKNELKWDDIMYQLYGINKDDFNGAFDAWEKSLHPEDKQRSVDELNEAINGKKPFDTLFRIVQSKTGKISHIRAKGKTEFDQNGKAVAVYGTNWDVSREMLLSDERKRALDELREMQSQLVLSEKMASIGVLTAGVAHEINNPLNYIVGGYLAIDKHLKNGKNPDQNEITQYLEWIKKGADRATGIVKSLNLLSRNSESKNEECEINTIIEDCILVLHHKHKDHIKITKDFEQPELIVYGNNGKLHQVVLNILSNAIDSITNYGELRIQTKSLKNQIQIKVSDNGCGIAKENYKKITDPFFTTKPPGKGTGLGLSICKSIINEHNGDLSFESELNKGTIFTISFPKGKRNERKA
- a CDS encoding response regulator — translated: MNAKPKVLYVDDEELNLLIFEKLLEDDYEVIKAESGEEALEILEKQSDIVNIITDLNMPLMSGLEFINEAKSRFENKKYYVLTGYAINDEMQEALDSKLIIQFWTKPAEFDKIDKALKEN
- a CDS encoding thiolase C-terminal domain-containing protein, translating into MSVNIVGAYHSQFGKLEDDTLYSLYEKAALGVLKDAKMEASEIDGVFVGNYSGGAFNHQENIAPYAVNILSELRHKPMYRTETACSSGSSAIHMAIMAIKSGMMKRVMVVGLEKMTSLDLKGITEALAMATYWPEEGNKKVTAPCMFADLAKGWIKKYQFSEEQLRAQLAKISAKAYSNATENPLAQLQKAKTADEILALPDEKNPVIYAPLRLHDCSLVSDGAAALILEDQSLRKNAGVNIKSFYSAGDYLDSFGKHKSDYFLEGAAYAVEKTLKEAKMDITDIDMAEIHDCFTITELLLYSAMGITSPGKEFEALENGTVFRDGSLPINLSGGLKAKGHPIGATGVSMHAYIYKQLMQEAYGIQLNNKASGMVVNIGGSGTSNAVSILERF
- a CDS encoding DUF2911 domain-containing protein, whose translation is MKRIIILTLAVLACFTFGINAQAQEFPELDKSPMDMAYYPSRVAFRAFAKTDEEKNAKPLIRVTYSRPKADGRAVFTELEKPGNIWRVGANESTEVMFFEDVTIDGKKVKAGRYTIYIKLGEENWEVHFSTDTDGWGHYAFKPEESTVAKITVPTEETESTVEYMSIMFEEADPGAHMIIAWDDTMARVPIGLK
- a CDS encoding helix-turn-helix domain-containing protein, whose amino-acid sequence is MIDTSLNTSNFYFLVTVIQGIVLSGLIVFQKPYKRPNLYFGILLFLFSSTILHIVLEGSISGFNRIFPFPMEFSMAYGPLAYLHILHIKNPLRAFKAKDLLHFVPCLIFEGLFFYFFFRYLGANPDWTNSHSNTVIFITMTLALLGNLHLLIYTLLIFKESKATRFLLKDFVKVQKWLKYLIISWGILFTAIIIAITASILFVDIIRGYTQYIFIPLGIIFTAFIYGLGYMYLLKYSGALKQYMDKAAKFSFTQEELEKRQLQLIKTVKCEELYKDPKLSIAKLAGHVGWPINDLSQILNEVMDTNFNDFINHYRVLAFKESILTDEAKKYSIVGLSQKVGFSSKASFYRVFKKETGLTPSEFMENEGL
- a CDS encoding S41 family peptidase is translated as MKTISIFSLLVFINLNLFSQNEKYYSNEEIKSDLDFLFKALKETHYNPNEFIKPEAFDSIYHQLKYDIKEDSLSILEIINRFQFLTSAVQNGHTAIEFPIPQYLEYAKGGGTVLPIEIAFQDQRPLIRKNWSDMNIEIGSELVGINGKKIEEILEKIYPHISAESKYFKQAKLELFSLPRYYWQIYGKVDEFSIEIKYEGQLKTHKVKAINAIEDYEMKRNPIIDGERFFKFYDYAAYLKPGNFDGELSKFKAFIDSAFLEINKANKPNIIIDFRNNAGGNDSHSDYLVSYIADEDFKWNSSFSLKSSQILKDYILENQDTSTSKFYKSVFDHENGSIYEYQFDSYKTQEIEKRYKGNVYLLVNRQSHSQSTVAAAQIQDYGWATIVGEETAEYPTLYASIFPFTLPNTGITVNISKGKIVRVNGSEKHEGVMPDIRIKDYLLDEHDEILLELLKRFKHSNK
- a CDS encoding GAF domain-containing protein — its product is MERIDILGYRPDRHKVFTKELLSQTDDKVLHNIVKKAAEELSSPMAMINIVLDHIQLFKSSFGLPATLEAAGGTHRDVSFCQYVVKNDQYFKVSDAKHNKEVPQQLVSEYGISSYLGVPIYIDEVVIGSLCVLDTKSREFTKNDIKVLEKLAKLVNRRLKSITEKRNQNRLEITESALLPGIRELIETLKPIQDSIYKGYANASAVSSYMNCSKYLLFNNHLFDETPRLNFEAAQEANSQNIDMLANIEMALADVTDCVNALKNLTLNTAYSHLSEIIISAQDLSRNSTKAVGGFGIPDFPSDPLIYTKNNIAVAIVTNCILAITNELINRNAKDGILIQIVEGDSNNMLIQMSSQNLDAVAYQKIHDSLTILLNSEPHVSLTADEKGICLSFNIVV
- a CDS encoding SAM hydrolase/SAM-dependent halogenase family protein is translated as MPLITFLSDFGWRDHYVAAVKAKILSEDANLQVVDITHNITKHDIIHAAHVLKSVYQEFPEGSVHIVAVNSLSEANEDIIAAEIKGHYFLASNNGILSLLREKDPDQIVKIDTELKGNFLAKDVLAPGAAKLLKAQNITALGSALAAEKFKKFIIPKVKATREIIQGHVVHIDDYGNLITDIMQYDYDILSKGKSVQIKFRNYSLTGVQKHYHESQGGEAFAIFNDQGVLEIGIKEGNAAELLGMEYNSMVSVKFEDY
- a CDS encoding PhoH family protein; amino-acid sequence: MVEKVITLENVSLVDFLGVENRNINELSSAFPKSKIISRGNEIRIQGSTPEIIRINQIVHSLVTHYHKFGKITEESVKTYLNEEYEESKKKLDGNADETLVFGTKGYAIKAKTPNQIKLVEAVRKNDLVFAIGPAGTGKTYVSVAMAVQALKNKEVRKIIITRPAVEAGENLGFLPGDLKEKIDPYLRPIYDALDDMVPAEKLKYYQENRVIEIAPLAYMRGRTLHNAFILLDEAQNTTPMQIKMFLTRMGPHSKAIITGDMSQVDLPKKQKSGLIESTQILKDIKGIGIVNLKGEDVVRHRLVKHIIEAYDKNDAKVQKEEK
- a CDS encoding GNAT family N-acetyltransferase produces the protein MISVRVVDNQEDLKKIFSIREKVFVEEQNVAREEEYDEFEDISTHFIAEDELGNACGTARWRFTDNGMKLERFAVLKSHRGKGVGQALVQAVIDDIRANPKSEGKKLYMHAQLPAVSLYERFGFKKVGDQFEECNIMHYQMEMMNS